From one Bacteroidales bacterium genomic stretch:
- a CDS encoding YceI family protein codes for MKAKSLTNKSGVSSEKDKKNESKKTTTKSTVKTSDQAKPKAKTAENKKTVAASSRSTTKSSTTAKKAVKPTAKATTAKVASKSDTKTTGKSTATKAGSKKETVQKSTAAGKGKEKKINVSSSRLRWKGSEPAGSHTGTIGLKEGSLHVKDNKITGGRVIIDMSTIVCEETNEELGRNLKAHLEGGDFFDIEKYPYGEFEIKSIKSKGDHDEITGNLTLKNVTKSVTFPAQINYTEHKVKCYSSNFLIDRTAWGIHYGSANFFRHLADSFIDDHIEIGLLIETE; via the coding sequence ATGAAAGCTAAATCATTAACAAATAAAAGTGGTGTATCCTCTGAAAAGGATAAAAAGAATGAATCTAAAAAAACAACCACAAAAAGTACGGTAAAGACTTCTGATCAGGCAAAACCTAAAGCAAAAACCGCAGAAAATAAAAAGACAGTAGCAGCAAGTTCCAGGAGCACAACTAAAAGCTCTACAACTGCGAAAAAAGCCGTAAAGCCGACTGCAAAAGCCACAACAGCTAAGGTTGCATCCAAATCAGACACAAAAACAACGGGTAAATCGACTGCAACCAAGGCAGGATCAAAAAAAGAAACCGTTCAAAAATCAACTGCAGCCGGAAAAGGTAAAGAAAAGAAAATCAATGTATCTTCGTCGAGATTACGCTGGAAAGGATCAGAACCTGCCGGAAGCCATACCGGTACGATCGGCCTGAAAGAAGGTAGCCTACATGTGAAGGACAATAAAATTACCGGTGGCCGTGTAATTATCGACATGAGTACCATTGTGTGTGAAGAAACCAATGAGGAACTGGGCAGAAATTTGAAAGCCCATCTGGAAGGAGGTGACTTTTTTGATATTGAGAAATATCCATATGGTGAATTCGAGATTAAATCCATCAAATCAAAAGGGGATCATGATGAAATCACTGGAAACCTTACATTGAAAAATGTGACGAAAAGTGTTACATTTCCTGCTCAGATCAATTATACCGAACACAAGGTCAAATGTTATTCATCTAATTTCCTGATCGACAGGACCGCCTGGGGCATCCATTACGGTTCAGCTAATTTTTTCAGGCATTTGGCTGATTCTTTTATTGATGATCATATTGAAATCGGTTTATTGATCGAAACCGAATAA
- a CDS encoding DUF4180 domain-containing protein, with the protein MKFETLSIENGNIAVLTGDFVIRTVDDALDVIANAGYQTGYDRLIIHKENLDPDFFELKTGFAGEILQKFTTYRMKVGIIGDFSEINSKSLRDFIYESNKNKMIVFAGTIEGAIGIWYGNPSGAG; encoded by the coding sequence ATGAAATTTGAGACGCTGTCTATAGAAAATGGTAATATAGCCGTATTAACGGGAGATTTTGTTATCCGGACTGTTGACGATGCATTGGATGTGATCGCCAATGCCGGTTATCAGACAGGTTATGACAGACTGATCATTCATAAGGAAAATCTGGATCCTGATTTTTTTGAACTGAAAACAGGATTTGCAGGGGAGATCCTGCAAAAATTTACTACCTATCGGATGAAAGTCGGTATTATCGGTGATTTTTCGGAAATTAACAGTAAAAGCCTCCGGGACTTCATTTATGAAAGCAACAAAAATAAAATGATCGTTTTTGCCGGAACCATTGAAGGTGCCATAGGAATTTGGTACGGGAATCCTTCCGGTGCGGGATAA